From one Candidatus Methanoplasma termitum genomic stretch:
- the cbiB gene encoding adenosylcobinamide-phosphate synthase CbiB, whose amino-acid sequence MELWIDAILIVIVALLIDRFIGELPNKYHLLRWIGNIVGFLDKKIENRSSKKTKVLGFLSYMFVLLVFWFLMMLICSLIRNGLDGYHWDIAGMSVTLGEIIWIIVTAFMFKLTYAIFSFRHHCNPIQDDLRNGNVAEARKKVQMIVSRDTSSLDEEHITSACCETISENLVDSVVSPTFYFGWLGMTGAIMFRCANLMDAMWGYLNEKYGNLGFFVAKFDDVLGFVTSRISPVFVALTAWIFGYEHKGVIAAAKEEHRKTPSPNSGWPMTAVARAMRIRMEKIGVYVMGKGEMPSIDDVTRCYKLVERTSLIFVILITLPLFIFIGIHIQVFIEDRIFDLLGMIM is encoded by the coding sequence GTGGAGCTTTGGATCGACGCAATCCTGATCGTTATCGTCGCGCTGCTCATAGACAGGTTCATCGGCGAACTACCCAACAAATATCACCTTCTGAGGTGGATAGGCAACATCGTAGGTTTCCTCGATAAAAAAATAGAGAACAGATCGTCAAAGAAGACAAAAGTCTTGGGATTCTTATCTTACATGTTCGTTCTCTTGGTGTTCTGGTTCCTGATGATGCTGATATGCAGCCTTATACGCAACGGCCTTGACGGGTATCACTGGGACATCGCAGGCATGTCCGTGACGCTCGGCGAGATAATATGGATAATCGTGACCGCATTCATGTTCAAGCTCACCTACGCGATATTCTCCTTCCGCCACCACTGCAATCCGATACAGGATGATCTGAGGAACGGCAATGTTGCGGAAGCAAGAAAAAAGGTGCAAATGATAGTCAGCAGAGATACGAGCAGCCTCGACGAGGAGCACATAACCTCGGCATGCTGCGAGACGATATCCGAGAATCTGGTGGACAGCGTGGTCTCCCCGACATTCTATTTCGGATGGCTGGGTATGACAGGTGCGATAATGTTCAGGTGTGCCAATCTTATGGATGCTATGTGGGGATACCTTAACGAAAAATATGGGAATCTGGGATTCTTCGTTGCAAAATTCGACGATGTGCTGGGATTCGTAACATCAAGGATATCGCCGGTCTTTGTTGCATTGACTGCGTGGATCTTCGGTTATGAACATAAAGGGGTGATCGCCGCGGCGAAAGAGGAGCACAGAAAGACCCCCAGTCCGAACAGCGGATGGCCTATGACAGCCGTTGCGAGGGCGATGAGGATAAGGATGGAGAAGATAGGCGTATACGTCATGGGAAAGGGCGAGATGCCCTCCATCGATGATGTGACAAGGTGTTACAAATTGGTAGAGCGAACATCGTTGATATTCGTAATTCTGATAACACTGCCGCTCTTCATTTTTATCGGAATTCATATACAAGTGTTCATCGAGGATAGGATATTCGACCTCCTGGGGATGATAATGTGA